TTAAAGAAGAATGACTAAAACTTAAAGCAAATGTATAATTGATCACCTTCCTTTTCCCCTTTGTTCTGGATTACGGACATGAATGAGGCATAGAGATCAACAATGACGAAGGCAGAATCGTTGGTTTCATTATTCAACTTAGCCACGGCCTGTTTCAACAAGAGGTTGTGGTAATTCGCGAGTGAGTTTTCGGTTTCATTGCATTGTTGGAACGAGGATGTGGCCGTGCTCCGAGGGAGACATCCTGAAGGCGGTAGAGCTGTCACGGCTATCTTTTTCGCTCCCAACCGATGAATGCGTTTCAAGTTTACAGTAAGTTGTGCCACCACTTTGGGAACGAAAGATTTCAATCCCTACAAATAGATCAATCCCAATTAATGGTGAAACAAATTGACCTCACAATCCATGTGGCATTACCGTATCAGCCacaataaaaattgaattgttTACTGACTGACGTGATAAATATTATCgattatatatagaaaattgGTATAACAATCTACGTGATAATATTGCTACATCAaccacaatcaaatttaattacttaatga
Above is a genomic segment from Corylus avellana chromosome ca9, CavTom2PMs-1.0 containing:
- the LOC132191681 gene encoding GDSL esterase/lipase At5g03610-like, with amino-acid sequence MQVANLKGMSVWFEGTYNKDCTGNNGLKSFVPKVVAQLTVNLKRIHRLGAKKIAVTALPPSGCLPRSTATSSFQQCNETENSLANYHNLLLKQAVAKLNNETNDSAFVIVDLYASFMSVIQNKGEKEGSIKFENPLKPCCFGISSNYSCGNVDESGAKKYTLCEDKESAFFWDNVHPTQEGWLAVYAALQATLEQLF